In Serinicoccus marinus DSM 15273, the genomic stretch CCTCGATGACGCTGTATGCCGAGCACTCCTTCAACGCCTCGACGTTCACCGCGCGGGTCGTCACCTCGACCCTCTCCGACGTCTACAGCGCCGTCACCGCGGCCATCGGCGCGCTCAAGGGTCCGTTGCACGGCGGCGCCAACGAGGCGGTCATGCACATGCTCGCCGAGGTCGGGGACGCGGACAACGCCGAGCCGTGGCTGGACACCGCGCTCGCCGAGAAGCGCAAGATCATGGGCTTCGGCCACCGGGTCTACAAGACCGGCGACTCGCGGGTGCCGACGATGGACGCCGCGCTGCGCACCTTCGCCGGGGAGGACCACCCGGACCTGCTCGCGACCTACGACCGGCTCAAGGACGCCATGATCGAGCGCAAGGGCATCCACCCCAACCTCGACTACCCCGCGGGTCCGACCTACCACCTCATGGGCTTCGACATCGCGATGTTCACGCCGCTGTTCGTCATGGCCCGCATCACCGGGTGGACCGCCCACATCCGGGAGCAGCAGGCCGCCAACGCCCTCATCCGCCCGCTGAGCGAGTACGTCGGCGCGGAGAAGCGTGAGCTCCCGCAGCGCTGAGCCACCGCGGCGACCGTCCGCCGAGACATGAATCACCTTTCAGTTGGGATCGATGACGGGCCCGAGTGGACCCACGACGCGCGCCCGGAGGAGGCGCCGTTTACGCTTGTCCTCTGGGATTCACCGACCGCAAGGGAGCTCAGATGACCGATGTGGTCCAGGATCTGGTCGTCCTCGTGGACGAGGACGGCCGCGCCCTCGGCACGGCCCCGCGGCAGGGCGTCCACACCGCGTCGACCCCACGGCACCGCGCCTTCTCGCTCTATCTCTTCGACGAGCAGGGGCGGGTGCTGCTCACCCGGCGGGCGCTGTCCAAGCGGACCTGGCCGGGCGTCTGGACCAACGCCTGCTGCGGCCACCCCCGGCCGGACGAGTCCGACGGGGCCGCGGTGCGCCGGCGGCTGCAGGAGGAGCTGGGCGTCGACGTCACCGACCTCCAGCTCGCCCTGCCCACGTTCGCCTACCGCGCGACGGACGCGAGCGGGATCGTCGAGAACGAGGTCTGCCCGGTCTTCGCCGGACGGGTGAGCGGCGAGCTCCTCCCCGACCCGGCGGAGGTGGCCGAGCACCTCTGGGTCGAGTGGGACGACCTGGTCGCGGGCGTGCGCGCCCTCCCCGGGGTCTACAGCCCGTGGGCGGCCGAGCAGGTGCCCCTGCTGGAGTCCGAGCGCCTCCGGCTGCCGCTGCGACCGGGCTCCCCGGCGGATGCTCGGGCCACGGGTGGCGCGGAGCCGCGCGGCACCCTCGACCGGGTCGAGGCGCTCATCGGGGATGAGTGCTCCTGGACCGACCAGATGTGGTCGACCCTCGCCCCGAGCGGGCCGGTCGACCTGATCGCCGACGAGCCGGGCGACCTGCCGAGCTGGCTGCGCGCCGTGCTCACCCACGGCGGCAAGCGACTGCGGCCGCGCATGGGCCATTGGGGCTTCGTCGCCGCCGGGGGGCGCCTCGGCTCCCGCTCCCACGACGACCTCGTGCGGGCGGCCGCCGCCCTGGAGATGCTCCACGCCTTCGCGCTCATCCACGACGACGTCATGGACCAGTCGTCCACCCGGCGGGGCGCGCCTGCCGCCCACGTCGTGGCGGCGAAGAGGCACCGGCAGGGCGGTGGTCAGGGGCGCGCGGAGCGGTTCGGCGAGAACATCGCGATCCTCCTCGGTGACCTCGCGCACTCCCTGGCCGACCGCCTCGTGAACCCCCTCCCGAGCACGATGCGCGACTACTGGTACGAGCTGAACCTGGAGCTCATCGCCGGGCAGCGCGGCGACCTGACCGGCTCCGCGGCGGGCCGGCGGGACCTGGCCCACGCCGAGGCCGTCGCGGCCCTGAAGTCCGGCGCCTACACCATCGAGCGACCGCTGCAGCTCGGCTCGCTGGCCGCCGTCGCCGACGGGGAGCAGCGCGAGGCGCTCTCGGCCTACGGTCGGCACCTGGGCCGCGCCTTCGCCTGGCGCGACGACATCCTCGGGGTGTGGGGCGAGCCGGAGCGGACGGGCAAGCCCAGCGGCGACGACCTGCGCGAGGGCAAGACCACGCTCATCTGGGTGCTGGGGTCCGAGCGGCTGACCGGTGCGGCGGCCGACGCGATGGCCCGGGTCGGCACCGACCAGGCCCGCGCCGAGGACGTCGCGGTGCTGCAGGACGCCCTGGAGTCGGCCGGCGTCCGGCAGGACCTGGAGACGAGGATCCGCGAGGAGGTCGAGGCCGCCGAGGCGGCGCTCCGGCCGGGCCTGCTCACCGAGGAGGGCATCGCCGGTCTGCGCGACGAGGCCCGCGCGATCGCCTGGAGGGACGCATGAGCCACATCGTCGTCGTCGGGGCAGGCCTCGCCGGTCTGGCCGCAGCCTGCCACCTGGTCGGGGACGGGCACCGGGTCACCGTCGTCGAGCGCGAGGACGTCCCGGGCGGGCGGGCCGGCCGGCTCACCCAGGACGGCTTCACCTTCGACACCGGGCCGACCGTGCTGACGATGCCGGACCTCATCGACCGACCCCTGCGTGCCGCCGGGTCGAGCCTCGCGGAGCGGCTGGAGCTGAGGCTCCTGGACCCGGCATACCGCGGCTTCTTCGCCGACGGGTCCACGCTCGACGTCCGCCACGGCCACGCCGGGATGCGCGAGGAGATCCACCGCGAGTGCGGCAGCGTCGACGCCGCGGCCTTCGACGAGTTCGTCGGCTGGCTGCGCCGGCTCTACCTCGCCGAGATGCCGCACTTCATCGACCGCAACTTCGACCGCCCCACCGACCTGCTGGCCCGCCCCCGCGCCGCCGCGCAGCTGCTGGGCATGGGTGGCTTCGGCCGGCTCGGCCCGATGATCCGCCGCCGCTTCTCCGACGAGCGGCTGCACCGGCTCTTCTCCTTCCAGGCGATGTATGCCGGGCTCGCCCCGGACGAGGCGCTGTCGATCTACGCGGTCATCACCTACATGGACTCCATCGAGGGCGTCTTCTTCCCGCGCGGCGGGATGCGCGCGGTCCCCGACGCGCTCGCCGGGGCCGCGGCCGACGCCGGTGCGCAGTTCCGCTACGGCACCTCGGTGACCTCGCTGCTGCGCGACTCGGCGGGTCGGGTGCGCGGCGTGGCCACCGACGACGGCGAGCACGTCGCCGCCGACGCGGTGGTGGCCACCGTGGACCTGCCCAGCGTCTACCGCTGGTGGCTCCCGGACGTGCGCCCACCGCGTGCCGTGAGCGGGCTGCTGGGCGGGCGCTACTCGCCCTCCTGCGTGGTGTGGCACGTCGGGGTCGAGGGCGTGCCCGAGGGCAAGGGGCACCACAACATCCACTTCGGGCATGAGTGGTCCGGCGCCTTCGACGACCTGCTGAAGCGGGGCACCCTCATGGGCGACCCCTCCCGGCTGGTGACCGTGCACTCGCTCGACGACGAGGAGGCCGCCCCGGAGGGCCACAGCACGCTCTACGTCCTGGAGCCGACGCCCAACCTCGAGGTCGGCTCGGTCGACTGGGAGCGGGAGTCTACCCGCGACATGATGCGCGAGCGGCTGCTGACCTTCCTCGACGAGGCGGGCTACCCCACCGGTGTCGTCACCGAGCAGCTCGTCACCCCGGCGGACTGGCAGGCGCAGGGCATGGCCGCCGGCACGCCGTTCGCGCTGGCCCACACCTTCCCGCAGACCGGACCGTTCCGGCCGAACAACATCGACCGGCGGGTGCCCGGCCTCGTCTTCGCCGGCTCCGGCACGGTGCCGGGTGTCGGGGTGCCGATGGTCCTCCCCTCCGGCCGGCTCGCGGCCGAGCGGGTGCGTCAGCTCGTCGGCTGACAGCAGTCGTCACCGGCCGAGCCGCAGGCCCTCCCACGGGGCGCCGAAGGTGGCGCGCACCAGCTCGACGCGGCCGTGCCCGGGCATCGCGGAGAACATCTGCCACATCGCGCCCAGCAGCTCCGGGGCACCGCTGGTGCGGGACATGAAGGCGCGCTGCCGGTGCGGCCCGAGCCGGCCGAAGGCCTCGAAGAGCTCGAGCGTGCCGTCGGTGTCCAACCGCAGTAGTGCCCGCAACCCCAGCTCGCGCACCACGTCGGCCGGCCCGGCCACGTCGACCTGGTGCGCTCGCTCCCCGGCTGCGAGCTGCGCGGCGAGGGTGCGGGCGCGGGCCAGCGAGGACGCGACCGAGTAGCCGGTGACCGGGTGCCCCCCGCGTCCCGCCACGCCCAGGGCCACCGTGCCCTCGGGGGCTGGCGCGTCGCGTCCGCGCATCGGGATGCGCACCACCTCGCGGCTCCGCGGTTCGTCCAGGGCGTCCATCGCGACGCCCCGGGCCCGCAGCCGGTGCTGCAGCCGGTCCCGGAGCTGGGCGACGGGCATACCGGGTGCTGCCGCCAGGCAGGTCTCCTCCATCAGCACCTCCTGCGGCCCGAGCGGGATGGCGTAGAGGAAGGTCGGGACCCCGCCGGGGCTGGGGTGGGGCGACCAGTCGGTGCGCCAGTCCATGAGCAGCGCCTCGGCCCCGTCCAGGGCCGGGACGGCCACCTCGCTCGGGACCACGACGCCGTAGGCCGTCTGCGCGGCGGCGGGGTCGTCCGGCACGTGACCCGCGGGGCGGGCGCCCCGGGCGTCGACCACCACCCGGGCCCGCCCGCGCAGGCCCGTCATCTCCACATCCGTCAGACGGGCCCGCTCGACGGTGGCTCCTTCCAGCGGCAGGGTCCGCTGCAGCTCGGCGTTGTCCAGCACCACGTAGGCCCGGTCCAACCGGTGCCGGCCCCGGCTGCGCAGCTCGGGCTGCGCGACGCGGTGCCGGACGACCGCCGTTGGGAGGTGGCTCAGCTCGTCCTCCCAGACGCCGTAGGTCGGACGCCACACCGCATCGGGGCGGGGGTCGACCGCCAGCACGTCCAGCCCCCGGTCCACGCAGTGGGACGCGAGGGCGCGCCCGGCCGGCCCCAGGCCGACGATCGCGACGTCGTGCACCGCCTCACCTCCGTCCCCGAGCCTATCCGCCGGTAGGCTGGGGACATGGCGCGACGGGGCACGGAGGCTGCGGACCCGGTCCTGGCGGAGGGCTACGCGGAGTGCGAGCGGCTGACCCGTCGCCACGGCACGACCTACTACTGGGGTGCCCGCCTGCTGCCGCCCGGGCAACGCGTCGACGTCTACGCCGTGTATGCCCTGTGCCGGCTGGCCGACGACATCGTCGACGAGCCCGAGACGGTCCGGGTCCCGGTGCCACCCGACCCCGACCCGGGGGTCAGGCTGCGCCGCTTCGAGGAGCTGTTCACCTCGGCGCTGGCGCAGGGGGGATCGAGCGACCCGGTGATGGCGGCCGTGGCGGACAGCCTGCGCCGGCGCGGCACCGACCCCGAGTGCTTCGACCGTTTCTTCCGGGCGATGGAGCTCGACCTCACCCGCGAGACGTGGGCCAGCTGGGAGGAGCTGCGGGACGGCTACATGGAGGGCTCGGCCGCGGTCATCGGCGAGATGATGCTGCCGGTCCTCGAGCCCACCACCCCGGCCGCGAAGGCCCCCGCGCGCTCCCTGGGGCTCGCCTTCCAGCTCACCAACTTCCTGCGCGACGTCGGCGAGGACCTCGACCGGGGGAGGGTCTACCTCCCCCAGGACGATCTCGCGCGGCACGGCGCCGACCCGCACCAGCGAGCCGTGACGCCGGCCTGGCGGGCGATGATGGCCGAGCAGATCGCCCGCAACCGGGAGCTCTACGCCGACGCCTCCCGCGGCGTCGCCATGCTGCCGCCCCGGGGCGCCCGGTGCGTGGCCACCGCGCTGCGGATGTACTCCCTCATCCTGGACCGGATCGAGGCGGCCGACTACGACGTCTTCACCGCGCGCCGCCGGGTGCCCCGGCGGACGAAGGTGGCGATCCTGACCGACGTGCTGGGACGCGGTCCGCTGCACCGCCTCCCCGGCCCGGTGGGGGCGTGAGCCGGATGGCGCTGCGCCTGCCCGCAGGGATGCCGCAC encodes the following:
- the crtI gene encoding phytoene desaturase family protein — encoded protein: MSHIVVVGAGLAGLAAACHLVGDGHRVTVVEREDVPGGRAGRLTQDGFTFDTGPTVLTMPDLIDRPLRAAGSSLAERLELRLLDPAYRGFFADGSTLDVRHGHAGMREEIHRECGSVDAAAFDEFVGWLRRLYLAEMPHFIDRNFDRPTDLLARPRAAAQLLGMGGFGRLGPMIRRRFSDERLHRLFSFQAMYAGLAPDEALSIYAVITYMDSIEGVFFPRGGMRAVPDALAGAAADAGAQFRYGTSVTSLLRDSAGRVRGVATDDGEHVAADAVVATVDLPSVYRWWLPDVRPPRAVSGLLGGRYSPSCVVWHVGVEGVPEGKGHHNIHFGHEWSGAFDDLLKRGTLMGDPSRLVTVHSLDDEEAAPEGHSTLYVLEPTPNLEVGSVDWERESTRDMMRERLLTFLDEAGYPTGVVTEQLVTPADWQAQGMAAGTPFALAHTFPQTGPFRPNNIDRRVPGLVFAGSGTVPGVGVPMVLPSGRLAAERVRQLVG
- a CDS encoding phytoene/squalene synthase family protein, which produces MARRGTEAADPVLAEGYAECERLTRRHGTTYYWGARLLPPGQRVDVYAVYALCRLADDIVDEPETVRVPVPPDPDPGVRLRRFEELFTSALAQGGSSDPVMAAVADSLRRRGTDPECFDRFFRAMELDLTRETWASWEELRDGYMEGSAAVIGEMMLPVLEPTTPAAKAPARSLGLAFQLTNFLRDVGEDLDRGRVYLPQDDLARHGADPHQRAVTPAWRAMMAEQIARNRELYADASRGVAMLPPRGARCVATALRMYSLILDRIEAADYDVFTARRRVPRRTKVAILTDVLGRGPLHRLPGPVGA
- a CDS encoding bifunctional 2-methylcitrate synthase/citrate synthase, giving the protein MTETTIHRGLAGVVVDETSVSKVDAETSTLIYRGYPVQDLAAQCSFEEVAWLLWHGELPTEDELATFTQNERGLRAVPDELVEVLRGLPEDCHPMDTVRTAVSWLGARDPRSESDDPEDTLAVSVALFAQLPTIVAIEQRRRRGQEPIAPDPSLGYSENFLAMTFGEAPDEATVTAFETSMTLYAEHSFNASTFTARVVTSTLSDVYSAVTAAIGALKGPLHGGANEAVMHMLAEVGDADNAEPWLDTALAEKRKIMGFGHRVYKTGDSRVPTMDAALRTFAGEDHPDLLATYDRLKDAMIERKGIHPNLDYPAGPTYHLMGFDIAMFTPLFVMARITGWTAHIREQQAANALIRPLSEYVGAEKRELPQR
- the idi gene encoding isopentenyl-diphosphate Delta-isomerase; translation: MTDVVQDLVVLVDEDGRALGTAPRQGVHTASTPRHRAFSLYLFDEQGRVLLTRRALSKRTWPGVWTNACCGHPRPDESDGAAVRRRLQEELGVDVTDLQLALPTFAYRATDASGIVENEVCPVFAGRVSGELLPDPAEVAEHLWVEWDDLVAGVRALPGVYSPWAAEQVPLLESERLRLPLRPGSPADARATGGAEPRGTLDRVEALIGDECSWTDQMWSTLAPSGPVDLIADEPGDLPSWLRAVLTHGGKRLRPRMGHWGFVAAGGRLGSRSHDDLVRAAAALEMLHAFALIHDDVMDQSSTRRGAPAAHVVAAKRHRQGGGQGRAERFGENIAILLGDLAHSLADRLVNPLPSTMRDYWYELNLELIAGQRGDLTGSAAGRRDLAHAEAVAALKSGAYTIERPLQLGSLAAVADGEQREALSAYGRHLGRAFAWRDDILGVWGEPERTGKPSGDDLREGKTTLIWVLGSERLTGAAADAMARVGTDQARAEDVAVLQDALESAGVRQDLETRIREEVEAAEAALRPGLLTEEGIAGLRDEARAIAWRDA
- a CDS encoding lycopene cyclase family protein yields the protein MHDVAIVGLGPAGRALASHCVDRGLDVLAVDPRPDAVWRPTYGVWEDELSHLPTAVVRHRVAQPELRSRGRHRLDRAYVVLDNAELQRTLPLEGATVERARLTDVEMTGLRGRARVVVDARGARPAGHVPDDPAAAQTAYGVVVPSEVAVPALDGAEALLMDWRTDWSPHPSPGGVPTFLYAIPLGPQEVLMEETCLAAAPGMPVAQLRDRLQHRLRARGVAMDALDEPRSREVVRIPMRGRDAPAPEGTVALGVAGRGGHPVTGYSVASSLARARTLAAQLAAGERAHQVDVAGPADVVRELGLRALLRLDTDGTLELFEAFGRLGPHRQRAFMSRTSGAPELLGAMWQMFSAMPGHGRVELVRATFGAPWEGLRLGR